The Oncorhynchus keta strain PuntledgeMale-10-30-2019 chromosome 17, Oket_V2, whole genome shotgun sequence genome has a window encoding:
- the ppfibp1b gene encoding liprin-beta-1b isoform X7, with translation MMSDASDMLAAALEQMDGIIAGSKAMDYSNGLFDCQSPTSPFMGSLRALNLLEDLQGVLELMDTEEREGLRCQIPDATADSLVDWLQQGHLMSNGHHISMGGDLYQERLSRLEGDKESLVLQVSVLTDQVEAQGEKIRDLDMCLDEHRQKLNATEDMLQQELLCRTALETQKQDLMAEVSNLKLNSFEKDRLHFDFSDNEDMVLEMNELRYRVTEMESERVQYEKKLKSTKDELAMLRRHLEGRDGELRRLHDETGFRGITPVGMDSGDRDVEVQRMKKAVESLMAANEEKDRKIEELRQSLLRYKKVQDRSSMQGKKEKTQDCESDESNSDSSLSVMSMTTTLVAMESERHALAGDEEVAGKSPDELEMHYGATEVSSPTPSPSVQSACDPKRGPELDQPEPESKAGGQEESQEAPLSCDTPQTLDSPNSGSQDNLYVSNSEKLFSATVQNKAVEEISKISERPPKSPSSSHPVTTEDDRFGNKKARSSFGRGFFKVKGGKRTASTPNLAETEREEGTDHLDLAGLPQRSANSDSTNTLTSVTSTTSPECKKKSKGIKGLFGKLRRSQSTTFNLDDNLSEAVEFKRGGVRATAGPRLGWSRDLQRLPKNDLDTPFARWSKEQVCDWLQEQGLGLYLNMARMWISSGQTLLQGSQQDLERELGIKHPLHRKKLQLALQALGSEEDDNKGKLDYNWVTRWLDDIGLPQYKTQFDEGRVDGRMLHYMTVNDLLSLKVGSVLHHLSIKRAIQVLRLNNYEPNCLRRRPSDENNITPAEISQWTNHRVMEWLRSVDLAEYAPNLRGSGVHGGLMVLEPRFNVETMALLLNIPPNKTLLRRHLATHFNLLVGSEAQGLKQDCLENPDYTLLTATAKVKPRKMSFGSFGSLRKKRQDDNEEYVCPMDVEMPKGRSFQKGYELQLYEDDIDRLEQMEDSEGTVRQIGAFSEGIQNLTSMLKDDEFFKEISNSPNPSITDDDSNM, from the exons ATGATGTCTGATGCCAGTGacatgttggcagcagccttGGAGCAGATGGATGGGATAATAGCAG GCTCCAAGGCTATGGACTACTCTAACGGGCTGTTTGACTGCCAGTCGCCCACCTCTCCCTTCATGGGCAGCCTGCGGGCGCTGAACCTGCTGGAGGACCTCCAGGGCGTGCTGGAGCTAatggacacagaggagagggagggcctGCGCTGCCAGATCCCTGACGCCACCGCAGACAGCCTGGTGGACTGGCTGCAGCAGGGACACCTGATG TCCAATGGTCACCACATCTCCATGGGTGGGGACCTCTACCAGGAGAGACTGTCTCGGCTGGAGGGTGACAAGGAATCCCTGGTGCTTCAG gtgagtgtgttgacagaccaggtagaggCGCAGGGGGAGAAGATAAGGGACTTGGACATGTGTCTGGATGAGCACCGGCAGAAACTGAACGCCACTGAGGATATGCTGCAACAG GAACTCCTGTGCAGAACGGCTCTAGAGACTCAGAAACAGGACCTGATGGCCGAGGTGTCCAACCTGAAGCTGAACTCATTTGAGAAGGACAGACTGCACTTTGACTTTAGCGACAATGAG GACATGGTTCTGGAGATGAATGAACTGAGGTACAGAGTGACTGAGATGGAGAGTGAAAGAGTACAGTATGAGAAGAAACTGAAATCCACTAAG GATGAGCTGGCAATGCTGAGGAGGCATCTGGAGGGAAGGGACGGAGAGCTGAGGAGGTTACACGACGAGACTGGGTTCAGAGGCATTACACCGgttggaatggacagtggagacAGAG ATGTGGAAGTGCAGAGAATGAAAAAAGCAGTGGAATCACTGATGGCAGCCAATGAGGAGAAG GATCGTAAAATTGAGGAGTTGAGGCAGTCGCTGCTGCGCTACAAGAAGGTCCAGGACAGGAGTTCAATGCAAGGGAAGAAAG AGAAAACCCAAGACTGCGAGAGTGACGAGAGTAACAGCGACAGCTCCCTCTCCGTGATGTCAATGACAACCACCCTGGTTGCCATGGAGTCGGAGAGGCACGCTCTAGCCGGAGACGAGGAAGTAGCAGGGAAAAGCCCAGACGAG CTGGAGATGCACTATGGAGCTACTGAAGTGTCTTCGCCCACACCCAGCCCTTCAGTCCAGTCAGCATGCGATCCAAAAAGGGGGCCAGAGCTGGACCAACCTGAACCAGAGAG CAAGGCAGGGGGCCAGGAAGAGTCACAGGAGGCCCCCCTTTCATGTGATACTCCACA GACCCTAGATAGCCCCAATTCAGGGAGTCAGGACAACTTGTATGTCAGCAACAGCGAAAAG CTCTTTTCTGCTACTGTTCAGAATAAGGCTGTGGAGGAGATCAGTAAGATCAGCGAGCGCCCGCCCAAGTCTCCCTCTTCGTCTCACCCAGTGACCACGGAGGATGACCGCTTCGGTAACAAGAAGGCTCGCTCCTCCTTTGGCCGGGGCTTCTTCAAGGTCAAGGGAGGCAAGAGGACAGCCAGCACCCCTAACCTGG ctgagacagagcgagaggagggCACTGACCATCTGGACCTGGCCGGTCTACCCCAGAGGTCAGCCAACAGCGACagcaccaacacactgaccaGTGTGACCTCCACTACATCCCCTGAGTGCAAGAAGAAGTCCAAGGGAATCAAGGGGCTCTTTGGAAA GCTGAGGAGAAGTCAGTCCACCACATTCAACCTGGATGACAACCTATCAGAGGCGGTCGAGTTCAAGAGAGGCGGAGTCCGAGCCACAGCAGGTCCCAGACTGGGCTGGTCCCGTGACCTACAGCGATTACCCAAGAA TGACCTGGACACCCCGTTTGCCCGCTGGTCCAAGGAGCAGGTGTGTGACTGGCTGCAGGAGCAGGGACTGGGGCTCTACCTGAACATGGCCCGCATGTGGATCTCTTCTGGACAGACTCTGCTGCAGGGCTCACAGCAGGACCTAGAGAGG gagcTGGGCATTAAACACCCGCTGCACAGGAAGAAACTCCAACTGGCCCTGCAGGCCCTGGGCTCTGAGGAGGATGACAACAAGGGCAAACTGGACTACAACTGGGTGACTA GGTGGCTGGATGACATTGGCCTGCCTCAGTATAAGACCCAGTTTGATGAGGGGAGGGTGGACGGCCGCATGCTACACTACATGACAGTA AATGACCTGCTATCTCTGAAGGTGGGCAGTGTGCTCCACCACCTCAGCATCAAGAGAGCCATTCAGGTGCTGCGCCTCAACAACTACGAGCCCAACTGCCTGCGCCGACGGCCCTCTGACGAG AACAACATCACGCCAGCAGAGATCTCCCAGTGGACCAATCACAGAGTGATGGAATGGCTGAGATCAGTGGACCTGGCGGAGTATGCCCCCAACCTGAGGGGCAGCGGCGTTCACGGGGGACTCATG GTGCTGGAGCCACGGTTCAACGTGGAGACTATGGCCCTGCTGCTGAATATTCCCCCCAACAAGACCCTGCTGCGGAGGCACCTGGCCACCCACTTCAACCTGCTGGTGGGCTCTGAGGCCCAGGGGCTCAAACAGGATTGTCTGGAGAATCCTGACTACACCCTGCTCACCGCCACCGCCAAGGTCAAG CCGAGGAAGATGTCGTTCGGGAGCTTCGGCAGCCTGAGGAAGAAGAGGCAGGATGACAATGAGGAGTATGTCTGCCCCATGGACGTGGAGATGCCAAAGGGACGTAGCTTCCAGAAAGGCTATGAGCTCCAGCTCTACGAGGACGACATTGACCGGCTAGAGCAG ATGGAGGACTCAGAGGGAACTGTGAGGCAGATCGGAGCTTTCTCAGAGGGCATCCAAAACTTGACG AGCATGCTGAAAGACGATGAATTTTTCAAGGAGATCTCCAACTCACCCAACCCCAGCATAACAGATGACGATTCCAACATGTGA
- the ppfibp1b gene encoding liprin-beta-1b isoform X5, with amino-acid sequence MMSDASDMLAAALEQMDGIIAGSKAMDYSNGLFDCQSPTSPFMGSLRALNLLEDLQGVLELMDTEEREGLRCQIPDATADSLVDWLQQGHLMSNGHHISMGGDLYQERLSRLEGDKESLVLQVSVLTDQVEAQGEKIRDLDMCLDEHRQKLNATEDMLQQELLCRTALETQKQDLMAEVSNLKLNSFEKDRLHFDFSDNEDMVLEMNELRYRVTEMESERVQYEKKLKSTKSLMAKLSSLKIKVGQMQYEKQRKENKLQALKDELAMLRRHLEGRDGELRRLHDETGFRGITPVGMDSGDRVSHPDETLKLRLKEKHVEVQRMKKAVESLMAANEEKDRKIEELRQSLLRYKKVQDRSSMQGKKEKTQDCESDESNSDSSLSVMSMTTTLVAMESERHALAGDEEVAGKSPDELEMHYGATEVSSPTPSPSVQSACDPKRGPELDQPEPERTLDSPNSGSQDNLYVSNSEKNKAVEEISKISERPPKSPSSSHPVTTEDDRFGNKKARSSFGRGFFKVKGGKRTASTPNLAETEREEGTDHLDLAGLPQRSANSDSTNTLTSVTSTTSPECKKKSKGIKGLFGKLRRSQSTTFNLDDNLSEAVEFKRGGVRATAGPRLGWSRDLQRLPKNDLDTPFARWSKEQVCDWLQEQGLGLYLNMARMWISSGQTLLQGSQQDLERELGIKHPLHRKKLQLALQALGSEEDDNKGKLDYNWVTRWLDDIGLPQYKTQFDEGRVDGRMLHYMTVNDLLSLKVGSVLHHLSIKRAIQVLRLNNYEPNCLRRRPSDENNITPAEISQWTNHRVMEWLRSVDLAEYAPNLRGSGVHGGLMVLEPRFNVETMALLLNIPPNKTLLRRHLATHFNLLVGSEAQGLKQDCLENPDYTLLTATAKVKPRKMSFGSFGSLRKKRQDDNEEYVCPMDVEMPKGRSFQKGYELQLYEDDIDRLEQMEDSEGTVRQIGAFSEGIQNLTSMLKDDEFFKEISNSPNPSITDDDSNM; translated from the exons ATGATGTCTGATGCCAGTGacatgttggcagcagccttGGAGCAGATGGATGGGATAATAGCAG GCTCCAAGGCTATGGACTACTCTAACGGGCTGTTTGACTGCCAGTCGCCCACCTCTCCCTTCATGGGCAGCCTGCGGGCGCTGAACCTGCTGGAGGACCTCCAGGGCGTGCTGGAGCTAatggacacagaggagagggagggcctGCGCTGCCAGATCCCTGACGCCACCGCAGACAGCCTGGTGGACTGGCTGCAGCAGGGACACCTGATG TCCAATGGTCACCACATCTCCATGGGTGGGGACCTCTACCAGGAGAGACTGTCTCGGCTGGAGGGTGACAAGGAATCCCTGGTGCTTCAG gtgagtgtgttgacagaccaggtagaggCGCAGGGGGAGAAGATAAGGGACTTGGACATGTGTCTGGATGAGCACCGGCAGAAACTGAACGCCACTGAGGATATGCTGCAACAG GAACTCCTGTGCAGAACGGCTCTAGAGACTCAGAAACAGGACCTGATGGCCGAGGTGTCCAACCTGAAGCTGAACTCATTTGAGAAGGACAGACTGCACTTTGACTTTAGCGACAATGAG GACATGGTTCTGGAGATGAATGAACTGAGGTACAGAGTGACTGAGATGGAGAGTGAAAGAGTACAGTATGAGAAGAAACTGAAATCCACTAAG TCATTAATGGCCAAGCTTTCTAGCCTGAAAATCAAAGTGGGCCAGATGCAGTATGAGAAACAGAGGAAGGAAAACAAACTGCAGGCCCTGAAG GATGAGCTGGCAATGCTGAGGAGGCATCTGGAGGGAAGGGACGGAGAGCTGAGGAGGTTACACGACGAGACTGGGTTCAGAGGCATTACACCGgttggaatggacagtggagacAGAG TCTCTCACCCAGATGAAACTCTTAAATTGAGGCTGAAAGAGAAAC ATGTGGAAGTGCAGAGAATGAAAAAAGCAGTGGAATCACTGATGGCAGCCAATGAGGAGAAG GATCGTAAAATTGAGGAGTTGAGGCAGTCGCTGCTGCGCTACAAGAAGGTCCAGGACAGGAGTTCAATGCAAGGGAAGAAAG AGAAAACCCAAGACTGCGAGAGTGACGAGAGTAACAGCGACAGCTCCCTCTCCGTGATGTCAATGACAACCACCCTGGTTGCCATGGAGTCGGAGAGGCACGCTCTAGCCGGAGACGAGGAAGTAGCAGGGAAAAGCCCAGACGAG CTGGAGATGCACTATGGAGCTACTGAAGTGTCTTCGCCCACACCCAGCCCTTCAGTCCAGTCAGCATGCGATCCAAAAAGGGGGCCAGAGCTGGACCAACCTGAACCAGAGAG GACCCTAGATAGCCCCAATTCAGGGAGTCAGGACAACTTGTATGTCAGCAACAGCGAAAAG AATAAGGCTGTGGAGGAGATCAGTAAGATCAGCGAGCGCCCGCCCAAGTCTCCCTCTTCGTCTCACCCAGTGACCACGGAGGATGACCGCTTCGGTAACAAGAAGGCTCGCTCCTCCTTTGGCCGGGGCTTCTTCAAGGTCAAGGGAGGCAAGAGGACAGCCAGCACCCCTAACCTGG ctgagacagagcgagaggagggCACTGACCATCTGGACCTGGCCGGTCTACCCCAGAGGTCAGCCAACAGCGACagcaccaacacactgaccaGTGTGACCTCCACTACATCCCCTGAGTGCAAGAAGAAGTCCAAGGGAATCAAGGGGCTCTTTGGAAA GCTGAGGAGAAGTCAGTCCACCACATTCAACCTGGATGACAACCTATCAGAGGCGGTCGAGTTCAAGAGAGGCGGAGTCCGAGCCACAGCAGGTCCCAGACTGGGCTGGTCCCGTGACCTACAGCGATTACCCAAGAA TGACCTGGACACCCCGTTTGCCCGCTGGTCCAAGGAGCAGGTGTGTGACTGGCTGCAGGAGCAGGGACTGGGGCTCTACCTGAACATGGCCCGCATGTGGATCTCTTCTGGACAGACTCTGCTGCAGGGCTCACAGCAGGACCTAGAGAGG gagcTGGGCATTAAACACCCGCTGCACAGGAAGAAACTCCAACTGGCCCTGCAGGCCCTGGGCTCTGAGGAGGATGACAACAAGGGCAAACTGGACTACAACTGGGTGACTA GGTGGCTGGATGACATTGGCCTGCCTCAGTATAAGACCCAGTTTGATGAGGGGAGGGTGGACGGCCGCATGCTACACTACATGACAGTA AATGACCTGCTATCTCTGAAGGTGGGCAGTGTGCTCCACCACCTCAGCATCAAGAGAGCCATTCAGGTGCTGCGCCTCAACAACTACGAGCCCAACTGCCTGCGCCGACGGCCCTCTGACGAG AACAACATCACGCCAGCAGAGATCTCCCAGTGGACCAATCACAGAGTGATGGAATGGCTGAGATCAGTGGACCTGGCGGAGTATGCCCCCAACCTGAGGGGCAGCGGCGTTCACGGGGGACTCATG GTGCTGGAGCCACGGTTCAACGTGGAGACTATGGCCCTGCTGCTGAATATTCCCCCCAACAAGACCCTGCTGCGGAGGCACCTGGCCACCCACTTCAACCTGCTGGTGGGCTCTGAGGCCCAGGGGCTCAAACAGGATTGTCTGGAGAATCCTGACTACACCCTGCTCACCGCCACCGCCAAGGTCAAG CCGAGGAAGATGTCGTTCGGGAGCTTCGGCAGCCTGAGGAAGAAGAGGCAGGATGACAATGAGGAGTATGTCTGCCCCATGGACGTGGAGATGCCAAAGGGACGTAGCTTCCAGAAAGGCTATGAGCTCCAGCTCTACGAGGACGACATTGACCGGCTAGAGCAG ATGGAGGACTCAGAGGGAACTGTGAGGCAGATCGGAGCTTTCTCAGAGGGCATCCAAAACTTGACG AGCATGCTGAAAGACGATGAATTTTTCAAGGAGATCTCCAACTCACCCAACCCCAGCATAACAGATGACGATTCCAACATGTGA
- the ppfibp1b gene encoding liprin-beta-1b isoform X2, translated as MMSDASDMLAAALEQMDGIIAGSKAMDYSNGLFDCQSPTSPFMGSLRALNLLEDLQGVLELMDTEEREGLRCQIPDATADSLVDWLQQGHLMSNGHHISMGGDLYQERLSRLEGDKESLVLQVSVLTDQVEAQGEKIRDLDMCLDEHRQKLNATEDMLQQELLCRTALETQKQDLMAEVSNLKLNSFEKDRLHFDFSDNEDMVLEMNELRYRVTEMESERVQYEKKLKSTKSLMAKLSSLKIKVGQMQYEKQRKENKLQALKDELAMLRRHLEGRDGELRRLHDETGFRGITPVGMDSGDRVSHPDETLKLRLKEKHVEVQRMKKAVESLMAANEEKDRKIEELRQSLLRYKKVQDRSSMQGKKEKTQDCESDESNSDSSLSVMSMTTTLVAMESERHALAGDEEVAGKSPDELEMHYGATEVSSPTPSPSVQSACDPKRGPELDQPEPESKAGGQEESQEAPLSCDTPQTLDSPNSGSQDNLYVSNSEKNKAVEEISKISERPPKSPSSSHPVTTEDDRFGNKKARSSFGRGFFKVKGGKRTASTPNLAETEREEGTDHLDLAGLPQRSANSDSTNTLTSVTSTTSPECKKKSKGIKGLFGKLRRSQSTTFNLDDNLSEAVEFKRGGVRATAGPRLGWSRDLQRLPKNDLDTPFARWSKEQVCDWLQEQGLGLYLNMARMWISSGQTLLQGSQQDLERELGIKHPLHRKKLQLALQALGSEEDDNKGKLDYNWVTRWLDDIGLPQYKTQFDEGRVDGRMLHYMTVNDLLSLKVGSVLHHLSIKRAIQVLRLNNYEPNCLRRRPSDENNITPAEISQWTNHRVMEWLRSVDLAEYAPNLRGSGVHGGLMVLEPRFNVETMALLLNIPPNKTLLRRHLATHFNLLVGSEAQGLKQDCLENPDYTLLTATAKVKPRKMSFGSFGSLRKKRQDDNEEYVCPMDVEMPKGRSFQKGYELQLYEDDIDRLEQMEDSEGTVRQIGAFSEGIQNLTSMLKDDEFFKEISNSPNPSITDDDSNM; from the exons ATGATGTCTGATGCCAGTGacatgttggcagcagccttGGAGCAGATGGATGGGATAATAGCAG GCTCCAAGGCTATGGACTACTCTAACGGGCTGTTTGACTGCCAGTCGCCCACCTCTCCCTTCATGGGCAGCCTGCGGGCGCTGAACCTGCTGGAGGACCTCCAGGGCGTGCTGGAGCTAatggacacagaggagagggagggcctGCGCTGCCAGATCCCTGACGCCACCGCAGACAGCCTGGTGGACTGGCTGCAGCAGGGACACCTGATG TCCAATGGTCACCACATCTCCATGGGTGGGGACCTCTACCAGGAGAGACTGTCTCGGCTGGAGGGTGACAAGGAATCCCTGGTGCTTCAG gtgagtgtgttgacagaccaggtagaggCGCAGGGGGAGAAGATAAGGGACTTGGACATGTGTCTGGATGAGCACCGGCAGAAACTGAACGCCACTGAGGATATGCTGCAACAG GAACTCCTGTGCAGAACGGCTCTAGAGACTCAGAAACAGGACCTGATGGCCGAGGTGTCCAACCTGAAGCTGAACTCATTTGAGAAGGACAGACTGCACTTTGACTTTAGCGACAATGAG GACATGGTTCTGGAGATGAATGAACTGAGGTACAGAGTGACTGAGATGGAGAGTGAAAGAGTACAGTATGAGAAGAAACTGAAATCCACTAAG TCATTAATGGCCAAGCTTTCTAGCCTGAAAATCAAAGTGGGCCAGATGCAGTATGAGAAACAGAGGAAGGAAAACAAACTGCAGGCCCTGAAG GATGAGCTGGCAATGCTGAGGAGGCATCTGGAGGGAAGGGACGGAGAGCTGAGGAGGTTACACGACGAGACTGGGTTCAGAGGCATTACACCGgttggaatggacagtggagacAGAG TCTCTCACCCAGATGAAACTCTTAAATTGAGGCTGAAAGAGAAAC ATGTGGAAGTGCAGAGAATGAAAAAAGCAGTGGAATCACTGATGGCAGCCAATGAGGAGAAG GATCGTAAAATTGAGGAGTTGAGGCAGTCGCTGCTGCGCTACAAGAAGGTCCAGGACAGGAGTTCAATGCAAGGGAAGAAAG AGAAAACCCAAGACTGCGAGAGTGACGAGAGTAACAGCGACAGCTCCCTCTCCGTGATGTCAATGACAACCACCCTGGTTGCCATGGAGTCGGAGAGGCACGCTCTAGCCGGAGACGAGGAAGTAGCAGGGAAAAGCCCAGACGAG CTGGAGATGCACTATGGAGCTACTGAAGTGTCTTCGCCCACACCCAGCCCTTCAGTCCAGTCAGCATGCGATCCAAAAAGGGGGCCAGAGCTGGACCAACCTGAACCAGAGAG CAAGGCAGGGGGCCAGGAAGAGTCACAGGAGGCCCCCCTTTCATGTGATACTCCACA GACCCTAGATAGCCCCAATTCAGGGAGTCAGGACAACTTGTATGTCAGCAACAGCGAAAAG AATAAGGCTGTGGAGGAGATCAGTAAGATCAGCGAGCGCCCGCCCAAGTCTCCCTCTTCGTCTCACCCAGTGACCACGGAGGATGACCGCTTCGGTAACAAGAAGGCTCGCTCCTCCTTTGGCCGGGGCTTCTTCAAGGTCAAGGGAGGCAAGAGGACAGCCAGCACCCCTAACCTGG ctgagacagagcgagaggagggCACTGACCATCTGGACCTGGCCGGTCTACCCCAGAGGTCAGCCAACAGCGACagcaccaacacactgaccaGTGTGACCTCCACTACATCCCCTGAGTGCAAGAAGAAGTCCAAGGGAATCAAGGGGCTCTTTGGAAA GCTGAGGAGAAGTCAGTCCACCACATTCAACCTGGATGACAACCTATCAGAGGCGGTCGAGTTCAAGAGAGGCGGAGTCCGAGCCACAGCAGGTCCCAGACTGGGCTGGTCCCGTGACCTACAGCGATTACCCAAGAA TGACCTGGACACCCCGTTTGCCCGCTGGTCCAAGGAGCAGGTGTGTGACTGGCTGCAGGAGCAGGGACTGGGGCTCTACCTGAACATGGCCCGCATGTGGATCTCTTCTGGACAGACTCTGCTGCAGGGCTCACAGCAGGACCTAGAGAGG gagcTGGGCATTAAACACCCGCTGCACAGGAAGAAACTCCAACTGGCCCTGCAGGCCCTGGGCTCTGAGGAGGATGACAACAAGGGCAAACTGGACTACAACTGGGTGACTA GGTGGCTGGATGACATTGGCCTGCCTCAGTATAAGACCCAGTTTGATGAGGGGAGGGTGGACGGCCGCATGCTACACTACATGACAGTA AATGACCTGCTATCTCTGAAGGTGGGCAGTGTGCTCCACCACCTCAGCATCAAGAGAGCCATTCAGGTGCTGCGCCTCAACAACTACGAGCCCAACTGCCTGCGCCGACGGCCCTCTGACGAG AACAACATCACGCCAGCAGAGATCTCCCAGTGGACCAATCACAGAGTGATGGAATGGCTGAGATCAGTGGACCTGGCGGAGTATGCCCCCAACCTGAGGGGCAGCGGCGTTCACGGGGGACTCATG GTGCTGGAGCCACGGTTCAACGTGGAGACTATGGCCCTGCTGCTGAATATTCCCCCCAACAAGACCCTGCTGCGGAGGCACCTGGCCACCCACTTCAACCTGCTGGTGGGCTCTGAGGCCCAGGGGCTCAAACAGGATTGTCTGGAGAATCCTGACTACACCCTGCTCACCGCCACCGCCAAGGTCAAG CCGAGGAAGATGTCGTTCGGGAGCTTCGGCAGCCTGAGGAAGAAGAGGCAGGATGACAATGAGGAGTATGTCTGCCCCATGGACGTGGAGATGCCAAAGGGACGTAGCTTCCAGAAAGGCTATGAGCTCCAGCTCTACGAGGACGACATTGACCGGCTAGAGCAG ATGGAGGACTCAGAGGGAACTGTGAGGCAGATCGGAGCTTTCTCAGAGGGCATCCAAAACTTGACG AGCATGCTGAAAGACGATGAATTTTTCAAGGAGATCTCCAACTCACCCAACCCCAGCATAACAGATGACGATTCCAACATGTGA